From the Kitasatospora viridis genome, one window contains:
- a CDS encoding COG4315 family predicted lipoprotein codes for MSSTIRRAGLLAASGAAVLAFATACGSSGSTASAPASPSPTNSAPATPMPSEPSNATVKVASNGTLGQIVTDGNGFTLYRFDSDTNSPPTSNCTGSCAATWPAATVTGQPSGSGVSGTLGTITRADGSKQLTLNGWPLYRYSGDSKAGQTNGQGIGGTWWAATPSGGRAMAASTSPTAPPSSGY; via the coding sequence ATGTCCTCCACCATCCGCCGGGCCGGACTGCTGGCGGCCTCCGGAGCCGCGGTCCTGGCCTTCGCCACCGCCTGCGGGTCGAGCGGCAGCACCGCGAGCGCGCCCGCGAGCCCGTCGCCGACCAACTCGGCGCCGGCCACCCCGATGCCGAGCGAGCCGAGCAACGCCACCGTCAAGGTGGCGAGCAACGGCACGCTGGGCCAGATCGTCACCGACGGCAACGGCTTCACGCTGTACCGCTTCGACAGTGACACCAACAGCCCGCCCACCTCGAACTGCACCGGCAGCTGCGCCGCCACCTGGCCCGCCGCGACCGTCACCGGCCAGCCCAGCGGCAGCGGCGTGTCCGGCACCCTGGGCACCATCACCCGCGCCGACGGCAGCAAGCAGCTCACCCTGAACGGCTGGCCGCTCTACCGCTACTCCGGCGACAGCAAGGCCGGGCAGACCAACGGCCAGGGCATCGGCGGCACCTGGTGGGCCGCCACCCCGTCCGGCGGCCGGGCGATGGCGGCGAGCACCTCGCCGACCGCCCCGCCGAGCAGCGGCTACTGA
- a CDS encoding sigma-70 family RNA polymerase sigma factor, with protein MTDERREAPGAGTDEELMRALYREHAGPLLGFVMHLVDGDRQRAEDVVQETLLRAWRHADQLTGEQHASLRPWLVTVARRIVIDNHRRSLARPPETDPGPLELLPAEDELDRALRMMAITDALGALTQPHREVIVETYLRGRSVPEAAAVLGVPEGTVKSRVFYALRSLRLALEERGVTS; from the coding sequence GTGACCGACGAACGCCGCGAAGCCCCCGGGGCCGGCACGGACGAGGAGCTGATGCGCGCCCTCTACCGGGAGCACGCCGGCCCGCTGCTCGGCTTCGTCATGCACCTGGTCGACGGCGACCGGCAGCGCGCCGAGGACGTGGTGCAGGAGACCCTGCTGCGGGCCTGGCGACACGCCGACCAGCTGACCGGGGAGCAGCACGCCTCGCTGCGGCCGTGGCTGGTCACGGTGGCCCGGCGGATCGTCATCGACAACCACCGGCGCAGCCTGGCCCGCCCGCCGGAGACCGACCCCGGCCCGCTGGAACTGCTGCCCGCCGAGGACGAGCTGGACCGGGCGCTGCGGATGATGGCGATCACCGACGCGCTCGGCGCGCTCACCCAGCCGCACCGCGAGGTGATCGTCGAGACCTACCTGCGGGGCCGTTCGGTCCCGGAGGCCGCGGCCGTGCTGGGCGTCCCGGAAGGTACCGTGAAGTCGCGGGTCTTCTACGCCCTGCGCTCGCTGCGACTCGCGCTGGAGGAACGAGGGGTGACGTCGTGA
- a CDS encoding zf-HC2 domain-containing protein, whose product MTASAERDSQGERGEPHLEVGAYVLGLLDPADRAAFEAHLADCPSCRAEVGQLGGLAPLLAEYAAAGAEPVQPSPRLLDGLLAEVATARRRRKVRRRWLAAVAAVLVLGGPAITAAVLDTPAGSSAPAAVATAAATGPDGAHATVGVAPAAWGSTVTLTLGGVSGPRTCDLVAVSTQGTRQTVTSWAVPASGYGALPVLHTTGGTGFAPAALDHFEVRDLSTGQLLVSVAAPAR is encoded by the coding sequence GTGACCGCGTCGGCAGAACGGGACTCGCAGGGGGAGCGGGGGGAGCCGCACCTGGAGGTCGGGGCGTACGTCCTCGGCCTGCTGGACCCGGCCGACCGGGCCGCCTTCGAGGCCCACCTGGCCGACTGCCCGAGCTGCCGGGCCGAGGTCGGGCAGCTCGGCGGGCTGGCGCCGCTGCTCGCCGAGTACGCGGCCGCCGGCGCCGAACCGGTGCAGCCGAGCCCCCGGCTGCTGGACGGCCTGCTGGCCGAGGTGGCCACTGCTCGGCGCCGGCGGAAGGTGCGGCGGCGCTGGCTGGCGGCGGTCGCGGCGGTGCTGGTGCTGGGCGGGCCGGCGATCACGGCGGCGGTGCTGGACACGCCGGCGGGCAGCAGCGCGCCGGCGGCCGTGGCGACCGCCGCCGCCACCGGCCCGGACGGCGCGCACGCCACGGTCGGGGTGGCGCCCGCCGCCTGGGGCAGCACGGTGACCCTCACCCTCGGCGGCGTGTCCGGCCCGCGCACCTGCGACCTGGTCGCCGTCTCCACCCAGGGCACCCGCCAGACGGTCACCAGCTGGGCCGTCCCGGCGAGCGGCTACGGCGCCCTGCCCGTCCTGCACACGACCGGCGGCACCGGGTTCGCCCCGGCCGCGCTGGACCACTTCGAGGTGCGGGATCTGAGCACCGGTCAGCTGCTGGTGTCGGTGGCCGCGCCGGCGCGCTGA